From the genome of Lentimonas sp. CC4, one region includes:
- a CDS encoding LamG domain-containing protein, with protein sequence MKYIRSCMLCTSLFVGIYAQANTYVSTSGSDSNPGTLAAPFATIQHAVNQSVPGDSVLIRGGSYHEAVDLSGIAGTAARPIKITNYQSEEVVLDGRVEIETAWTLETRNSVNLPAGNDTPSANIPGIGNVYVTTLPNSVGDITQLFVDDEVMTLARFPNALAFSDEVWGNEKYLFKSAPTHGTAVDQPQSGADNVADSGVSFTGCVMVSGSARVITAHATGDAEFTHNAPLRLESGTTPYFLEGGLDNAERIMLDIAQEWAYDESTNKLTFWPKNNANPNNLNVYGKNQIYAFTGDATTQHVNFDGLNFFATTVDFNFSDNITIQNCDFDYYSSTERAVASEDQAKTTDFTGGSTDFCKGIRVYNCEFRYATDTGLIANYIDGLTIENCLFHKITHYQINDRDEYGNRRALHVVDTNNAMDIVYRRNTVSYSSALQSVRLRRYVNADEIHPFVAEYNFHTECCLLGGDASTLYSPLEHVQESVSRYNWFMENQRRDFRWDGLNAGVVGTLDGNLYRNVSHSIKYSHRDHAYRLKGDGHEVYHNIAVGEYSNFNVAQDKGGNPTTVSQNNAADVLTSIVEQSIEPDYFAAGGDWDLNDSQRGENDWGLSGIDSYNYSPSFTDHTRSMHDLLRDPDNWDFRPRADAVELIDQGVPITCTIDGVEVNVTEGYLGSAPDIGAYEYGDSAYWIPGRQEEQASMPVPRTGRGSVPLDTDLMYLIGLNGVSANIYFGTNPNSLSLLTSKTDPENIVTLSDHTTLNNNTTYYWRVDTVMPSRRVITGDVWSFNTPFTPLANKEILPWTSNSIQNGYWSEDADGELVYNNSGSQFYKRAIAYSSAAQQSDTGFRLTAYYRTASIGDVLAHNLSFGIISTDTDLSTYSGYNPFKVDTSVYSLGVNLTENGGNDAQGLTFTDGSTRTTLDRSGDYIQFPVNESTEVVIEILPGGHWSYSINGVTEASGVIEGGFDLTKSYRVAVYAQDDSGGEKSIQHLSLDKIASGLIADWSMDENSGVNIADDSGNNFDASSVNGTRVAGIEGKAIAFNGSSSSVTLPTEPFYYLNNEVTMAFWVYGDTTQARADTLFYAQDDSGNRVMNIHLPWSDGSVYWDAGNTGSNYDRINKVATASEYKDQWNHWVFTKNAATGEMAIYLNGYLWLSGTGKTRNMVGIASALLGNDLKNNAYAGIIDEVKLYNVALSASEVLDLSYSYKTINGTPRAWLVSYGFDPTNAGSEEDADGDGIANWQEYQDGTDPTVNDNPVSNTGAGIRVTEYYLTTGDFTGTSKTLVLDQNLADDYFILVRGSRDGDGGSLPDNDFARVTGVPWGANRYAGDMVGSGSGDRIILTRSVATYDWEGVVTVVECTNPSSPAGFDLVDVAAVDISGNSGSEASIAWSDINQVVLFGGYRGGGVSYTGTPSSGYDNVSAYTRFYPSGSNTISWNRNSAGETLLDVTATTFVVEWGSEWNIQRRKVTGSNGGNGANATGEYTTVAISPVSRDNTWVWGTGTRLDSGVGDGAEGCLVTLGDGVNQNATESTVAVGSEYTDTYWFDVYTLTHPDLNVDHRFKADGDSGSSDLAVTVDSAASGTRFGWVYNGCNGTGTSVSRAKLWSRYTNDNEVTISRGNSGQNFPAWIQGIDFSDLNN encoded by the coding sequence ATGAAATATATAAGATCGTGCATGCTATGCACCTCTCTATTTGTTGGTATATACGCTCAGGCGAATACTTACGTGTCCACCAGCGGATCCGACTCGAATCCCGGAACGCTCGCCGCTCCGTTTGCCACCATCCAGCACGCAGTTAACCAGTCTGTTCCTGGTGACTCGGTTCTTATTCGTGGTGGTAGTTATCACGAAGCCGTAGATTTATCCGGCATCGCTGGCACCGCCGCGCGCCCAATAAAAATAACCAATTACCAGAGCGAGGAGGTCGTCTTAGACGGCCGGGTAGAAATCGAAACTGCATGGACTTTGGAAACAAGGAATAGCGTTAACCTCCCGGCAGGCAATGATACGCCCTCCGCAAATATTCCGGGGATCGGCAATGTCTACGTGACCACACTTCCCAATAGTGTCGGAGACATTACCCAGTTGTTCGTTGATGACGAAGTGATGACGCTGGCTCGCTTTCCCAACGCGCTCGCTTTTTCGGATGAGGTCTGGGGGAATGAAAAGTATCTTTTCAAGTCTGCCCCGACTCATGGAACCGCTGTCGACCAGCCACAAAGTGGTGCCGATAATGTAGCTGATTCTGGCGTTTCTTTTACTGGATGTGTGATGGTATCTGGATCCGCCAGAGTTATTACCGCACACGCAACTGGAGATGCAGAGTTTACGCACAATGCTCCGCTCCGCTTGGAGTCTGGCACCACCCCATATTTTTTAGAAGGAGGGTTAGATAACGCCGAACGTATTATGTTGGATATAGCGCAGGAATGGGCTTACGACGAATCCACCAACAAGCTCACTTTCTGGCCAAAGAATAACGCCAATCCAAATAACTTAAACGTTTACGGAAAGAATCAGATCTATGCCTTTACAGGAGATGCGACGACACAACACGTCAATTTTGATGGTCTGAATTTCTTTGCGACTACTGTCGATTTTAACTTTTCTGATAACATTACGATTCAAAACTGCGACTTTGATTACTACTCATCCACAGAACGTGCAGTAGCCTCCGAGGACCAAGCTAAAACGACAGATTTCACAGGAGGATCCACCGATTTCTGCAAAGGTATTAGGGTATATAACTGTGAGTTTAGATACGCCACTGACACGGGCTTGATCGCAAATTATATTGATGGCCTGACGATCGAAAACTGTCTGTTCCATAAAATCACTCATTATCAAATCAATGACCGAGATGAATACGGTAATCGGCGCGCCCTCCATGTAGTGGACACAAATAACGCGATGGATATTGTTTACCGCCGTAACACCGTTTCATACTCTTCAGCGCTACAATCGGTGCGTCTGCGTCGCTATGTGAATGCAGATGAGATTCATCCTTTTGTTGCAGAATATAACTTCCATACCGAATGCTGCCTACTTGGAGGAGACGCTTCTACCTTGTATTCACCTCTGGAACATGTGCAGGAGTCAGTTTCACGCTATAACTGGTTTATGGAGAACCAAAGACGGGACTTCCGTTGGGATGGGCTTAATGCAGGGGTCGTCGGCACTCTCGATGGCAACTTATACCGTAATGTTTCACACTCTATCAAATACAGCCATCGAGATCATGCCTACCGACTCAAAGGGGATGGCCATGAGGTTTACCATAACATCGCGGTCGGTGAATACTCGAATTTCAATGTAGCCCAAGATAAAGGAGGTAACCCAACTACCGTTTCACAAAACAATGCAGCCGATGTCTTGACCTCTATTGTGGAGCAATCTATCGAGCCTGACTATTTTGCAGCGGGTGGTGACTGGGATCTCAACGATAGCCAACGCGGAGAGAACGATTGGGGGCTGTCTGGAATCGATTCTTATAATTATTCTCCTTCATTTACAGACCATACTCGCAGCATGCATGACTTACTGCGCGATCCTGACAACTGGGATTTCCGCCCGCGGGCAGATGCGGTCGAACTGATCGATCAAGGCGTCCCCATCACATGCACCATCGATGGAGTTGAGGTAAATGTCACTGAGGGATATCTAGGTTCCGCTCCTGATATCGGAGCCTATGAGTATGGTGACAGTGCCTACTGGATTCCCGGCAGGCAAGAGGAGCAGGCTTCCATGCCAGTTCCTCGCACCGGAAGAGGGAGTGTTCCACTCGATACCGATCTGATGTATCTCATCGGACTAAATGGTGTCAGCGCGAATATTTACTTCGGCACAAATCCCAATTCACTGTCACTTCTGACCAGCAAGACTGATCCAGAAAATATCGTCACCTTGTCGGATCATACCACATTGAACAATAACACGACTTACTACTGGCGAGTCGACACTGTTATGCCCAGCAGAAGGGTTATCACTGGAGACGTTTGGTCCTTCAATACGCCATTTACTCCACTCGCAAATAAAGAGATTTTGCCGTGGACGAGTAACTCAATCCAGAACGGGTATTGGTCAGAAGATGCTGACGGCGAGTTGGTCTATAATAATAGTGGCTCACAATTCTACAAAAGAGCGATCGCGTATTCAAGCGCTGCCCAGCAGTCGGATACTGGTTTCAGACTAACTGCCTACTATAGAACCGCTTCGATCGGTGATGTGCTTGCCCATAATTTATCCTTTGGAATCATTAGCACCGACACGGATCTATCCACCTATTCAGGTTACAACCCGTTCAAGGTGGATACCAGTGTTTACAGTTTAGGGGTGAACCTGACTGAGAATGGTGGTAATGATGCGCAGGGACTCACCTTCACGGATGGATCGACGAGAACCACTTTAGATCGATCCGGCGATTACATCCAGTTCCCAGTGAATGAGTCCACGGAGGTGGTCATTGAGATCCTTCCTGGTGGCCACTGGAGTTACTCAATCAATGGAGTGACCGAAGCCTCGGGCGTCATTGAAGGCGGCTTTGATTTGACGAAGAGCTATCGTGTTGCGGTCTACGCTCAGGATGACAGTGGAGGTGAGAAATCTATACAGCATCTCTCGTTAGATAAAATCGCATCAGGCCTTATCGCGGACTGGTCGATGGATGAAAACTCCGGAGTGAACATAGCCGATGATTCTGGCAATAACTTTGACGCGTCTTCAGTCAATGGCACCAGAGTGGCCGGAATCGAGGGGAAAGCCATAGCATTCAATGGTAGCAGTTCCAGTGTCACGCTACCTACAGAGCCATTTTATTATCTCAATAATGAGGTTACAATGGCCTTCTGGGTCTACGGGGATACGACTCAAGCGAGAGCAGATACACTCTTCTATGCTCAAGATGACTCAGGCAATCGAGTGATGAACATTCACCTCCCTTGGAGTGATGGCAGCGTTTACTGGGATGCCGGGAATACTGGCTCAAACTATGACCGTATCAACAAGGTGGCTACTGCCTCGGAGTATAAAGATCAGTGGAATCACTGGGTCTTTACCAAGAATGCTGCGACCGGTGAGATGGCGATCTATTTAAACGGCTATCTCTGGCTAAGTGGCACAGGCAAGACACGGAATATGGTTGGTATTGCTTCGGCCCTACTAGGCAACGACCTGAAGAACAATGCTTACGCTGGAATTATTGACGAAGTGAAGCTTTACAACGTCGCATTGAGTGCCAGCGAAGTTTTGGATCTTTCCTACAGCTATAAGACCATCAATGGCACACCGAGAGCTTGGTTGGTCAGCTACGGGTTTGACCCTACCAACGCTGGTTCCGAGGAAGACGCGGATGGCGATGGCATTGCAAACTGGCAGGAATACCAAGACGGAACGGATCCGACAGTGAATGATAATCCTGTAAGCAATACGGGCGCAGGTATCAGAGTCACAGAATACTACCTGACTACCGGCGACTTTACCGGGACTAGCAAGACACTGGTTCTGGATCAGAATCTGGCTGATGACTACTTCATCCTTGTGCGTGGTTCACGTGATGGCGACGGAGGCTCTCTTCCTGACAATGACTTCGCTCGTGTGACAGGAGTGCCATGGGGTGCGAATCGATATGCAGGAGATATGGTCGGTAGCGGAAGCGGCGACCGGATCATACTCACTCGCTCTGTTGCGACCTATGACTGGGAAGGTGTCGTGACCGTGGTCGAATGCACCAACCCGAGCAGCCCTGCTGGCTTTGACCTGGTTGATGTCGCTGCGGTTGATATTTCAGGCAACTCCGGATCCGAAGCCAGCATCGCTTGGAGCGACATTAACCAAGTTGTCCTCTTCGGGGGCTATCGTGGTGGCGGTGTGAGTTACACAGGCACGCCGAGCTCAGGATACGATAATGTGAGTGCGTATACTCGCTTCTATCCAAGTGGAAGTAACACGATTAGCTGGAATCGGAACAGCGCAGGTGAAACTTTGCTCGATGTCACAGCAACGACCTTCGTCGTTGAGTGGGGCTCTGAGTGGAATATTCAGCGCCGCAAAGTGACCGGAAGCAATGGAGGCAACGGAGCCAATGCGACTGGTGAATACACCACCGTCGCCATTAGTCCTGTATCTCGCGATAACACGTGGGTCTGGGGAACGGGCACTCGCTTGGACTCCGGTGTGGGCGATGGCGCAGAAGGCTGCCTTGTCACTCTGGGAGACGGCGTGAACCAGAATGCGACCGAGAGCACGGTCGCAGTGGGCTCCGAATATACGGATACCTATTGGTTCGATGTCTACACACTGACCCATCCCGACTTGAATGTGGATCACCGCTTCAAGGCCGACGGCGACTCCGGTAGTTCGGATCTGGCTGTGACAGTTGATTCGGCAGCATCTGGCACCCGCTTCGGTTGGGTTTACAATGGCTGTAATGGAACTGGAACTTCAGTCTCCCGTGCGAAGCTCTGGAGCCGTTACACGAATGACAATGAAGTCACCATCAGTCGTGGTAACTCCGGGCAAAACTTCCCAGCTTGGATTCAGGGCATCGATTTTTCGGATCTGAATAACTAA
- a CDS encoding glycoside hydrolase family 172 protein produces MKIIGKSSVALFAITLASSVSGLLAQEPVTIESLLHEMVDRDAVARFPETDFRLKQHSSYNRASKTPDEPKGWFANQDYNPKKLKTENFIRVEENNGRKEWVLMDHQAPGAIVRTWMPWLNQMKPGTNITMRIYLDGAEEPAFEGNMLGLFDGTGLIPYPFAHPSLRSAVSFFPIPYAKSCKVTTSRKPFFYQFTFREYAEGTPIETFTLADFDAAKGLTEATGKQLLNPTAVGAGDPLQFSTTLADQAEKSLQLPAGVAAVRELSVKLGDYSNPNITRLVVLKMEFDGKPTVWCPIGDFFGSGIGLNPVQGWYRTVSEDGTMSCRWVMPYQEGGRVSLLNLSGAPVDAALQVKTGDWKWDAESMYFHAGWRGQYPVPTRPFSDWNYVTLKGKGVYVGDTLTVMNPVESWWGEGDEKIWVDGEDFPSIFGTGTEDYYAYSWGGRSTDFYEHPFHAQPFANQYNKLNRKPESDDSRNTMGFSVETRSRALDTMPFGSSLQLDMEVWSGTDCDMGYQVGVYWYGFAETSSNRQPEPVEVLNVAPLPEAMQGK; encoded by the coding sequence ATGAAAATTATAGGAAAATCATCTGTAGCTCTATTTGCCATCACTCTTGCCTCCTCAGTGTCAGGACTTCTTGCTCAGGAGCCTGTGACCATCGAGTCTTTACTCCATGAAATGGTCGATCGCGACGCGGTGGCGCGTTTCCCTGAAACGGATTTCCGTCTCAAACAGCACAGTAGCTATAACCGCGCGTCTAAGACTCCCGATGAACCGAAGGGCTGGTTTGCCAACCAAGACTATAATCCTAAGAAACTGAAGACCGAGAACTTCATTCGTGTCGAAGAGAACAATGGCCGCAAAGAGTGGGTATTGATGGACCATCAGGCCCCTGGTGCGATTGTCCGGACTTGGATGCCTTGGCTCAATCAGATGAAGCCTGGCACAAATATAACCATGCGCATCTATCTCGATGGCGCCGAGGAGCCCGCGTTTGAAGGCAATATGCTGGGTCTGTTCGATGGCACCGGATTGATTCCGTATCCTTTTGCGCACCCGTCGCTACGCTCAGCAGTCAGTTTCTTTCCGATTCCTTACGCCAAGAGCTGTAAGGTCACCACGAGTCGCAAACCGTTTTTCTATCAGTTTACCTTTCGTGAATACGCGGAAGGCACTCCGATTGAGACCTTCACGTTGGCCGATTTCGATGCGGCCAAAGGGCTGACAGAGGCAACGGGCAAACAGCTACTGAATCCTACTGCCGTTGGCGCGGGTGATCCACTTCAGTTCAGCACCACACTTGCCGATCAAGCAGAGAAGTCGCTGCAACTGCCAGCGGGTGTGGCCGCAGTGCGCGAGCTCTCGGTTAAGTTGGGGGATTATTCCAATCCGAACATCACACGTTTGGTCGTGCTGAAGATGGAGTTTGATGGCAAGCCGACCGTCTGGTGTCCAATCGGTGATTTCTTTGGCTCAGGTATTGGTTTGAATCCTGTGCAAGGCTGGTATCGCACGGTGTCTGAAGACGGCACCATGAGTTGTCGGTGGGTCATGCCTTATCAAGAAGGCGGTAGAGTTTCGCTGCTCAATCTCAGCGGTGCTCCGGTGGATGCGGCGCTGCAAGTCAAAACGGGCGACTGGAAGTGGGATGCGGAGTCTATGTATTTCCACGCTGGGTGGCGCGGACAGTATCCGGTCCCCACACGTCCTTTCTCGGATTGGAACTATGTCACCCTCAAGGGCAAGGGTGTCTATGTCGGCGATACTTTGACCGTCATGAATCCAGTCGAAAGTTGGTGGGGCGAAGGCGATGAGAAGATCTGGGTCGATGGCGAGGACTTTCCCTCCATTTTCGGCACAGGCACTGAAGACTACTACGCGTATTCTTGGGGTGGTCGCAGCACGGACTTCTACGAACATCCGTTTCACGCTCAGCCATTTGCCAATCAGTATAATAAGTTAAACCGCAAGCCTGAGTCTGATGACTCTCGTAATACGATGGGTTTCAGTGTAGAGACCCGTAGTCGCGCGCTCGACACCATGCCTTTCGGTAGCTCACTCCAATTGGACATGGAAGTGTGGTCGGGGACAGATTGCGACATGGGCTACCAGGTCGGCGTTTATTGGTATGGCTTTGCGGAGACTTCATCCAATCGCCAACCAGAACCTGTTGAAGTGCTCAACGTGGCGCCGCTACCGGAAGCGATGCAGGGCAAGTAG
- a CDS encoding sulfatase-like hydrolase/transferase, whose product MKQSLITILATCCVVLSSLAAASRPNIVFLMTDDQRWDNFGCYGRPEFRTENIDRLAEEGVIFDNAYYAVAICLPSRVTMMSGRYLSNHKVGFSHPHNYTFSKSDFNNTYPALLKAAGYRTGFVGKFGFPVTDEAYERKGIVSGYNLQKELSPYFDFFAGSGVHFRGGFMSWPKDKQMEAIYSKQRPLNERTLKTGDAMMHFLETQPKDQPFCLSISFFAVKNDKDTDMYPPDVAEFSEYDFSVPENWVEGRNTKLPKVLDNWRGVSLHKQRTSTPALYQKLVRRFATQGYSVDQQVGRLIRQLAKMGVLDNTVIIYTSDNGRFHGSHGLYDKAILYDESVKAPFIVFDGRVDRADRGRREAALMSSVDVAPTIVSYAGLDIPDSMQGRDLTPVIQQTQNPEQWREAVYIESLFIGSLHSKKVPANIAEINERVIADNKSYRSHGVRTERYKYFSYYEHSPVIEELYDMEADPYEQNNLVTNPEYTAVLNKLRKETQERHAAISSQDSDAL is encoded by the coding sequence ATGAAACAATCACTTATAACGATTCTAGCGACGTGCTGCGTTGTCCTGTCTTCCTTAGCAGCCGCAAGCCGACCCAATATTGTCTTCCTGATGACGGATGATCAGCGCTGGGACAATTTCGGTTGTTACGGCAGGCCTGAGTTCAGAACGGAGAACATTGATCGTTTGGCAGAGGAGGGCGTTATTTTTGATAATGCCTACTATGCGGTCGCGATTTGTCTTCCGAGTCGCGTAACGATGATGTCTGGGCGCTATCTATCGAATCACAAAGTTGGATTCTCGCATCCACATAATTACACGTTCTCCAAGTCAGATTTCAACAACACCTATCCCGCGCTGCTCAAAGCTGCGGGGTATCGCACTGGATTTGTGGGGAAGTTTGGTTTTCCGGTGACGGATGAAGCCTATGAGCGAAAGGGGATCGTTTCGGGCTATAATTTGCAAAAAGAACTCTCCCCATACTTTGATTTCTTTGCGGGGTCAGGTGTGCACTTCCGTGGTGGGTTCATGTCCTGGCCTAAAGATAAACAGATGGAAGCCATCTACAGTAAGCAACGACCGCTCAACGAGCGCACGCTAAAGACGGGCGATGCAATGATGCATTTCCTCGAGACTCAGCCCAAAGATCAGCCATTCTGTCTCTCGATTAGCTTCTTTGCGGTTAAGAATGATAAAGATACCGATATGTATCCACCCGATGTCGCAGAGTTCAGTGAGTATGATTTCAGCGTGCCTGAAAACTGGGTGGAAGGTCGTAATACGAAACTGCCCAAGGTGCTGGATAATTGGCGCGGCGTTTCTTTGCACAAACAACGCACATCGACGCCTGCGCTGTATCAGAAGTTGGTTCGACGCTTTGCCACACAAGGCTACAGTGTCGACCAGCAGGTCGGTCGACTGATTCGACAGCTCGCAAAAATGGGTGTGCTTGATAATACAGTGATCATCTACACCAGTGATAACGGGCGTTTCCATGGCTCACACGGTCTCTATGACAAAGCGATTCTCTACGATGAATCCGTGAAAGCTCCGTTCATCGTGTTTGACGGTCGAGTGGATCGAGCAGATCGGGGGCGTCGTGAGGCTGCTCTGATGTCGTCAGTCGATGTCGCGCCGACCATCGTCTCATATGCTGGGCTCGACATCCCTGATAGTATGCAGGGGCGGGACCTGACTCCAGTGATTCAGCAAACTCAAAATCCCGAGCAATGGCGCGAAGCAGTTTATATCGAAAGCCTATTCATCGGGAGTCTACACTCAAAAAAGGTGCCTGCAAATATTGCCGAAATCAATGAACGCGTCATCGCTGATAATAAGTCGTATCGCTCACACGGTGTGCGGACCGAGCGCTATAAATATTTCAGCTACTATGAGCATTCTCCTGTCATTGAAGAACTCTATGATATGGAGGCTGACCCATACGAGCAGAATAATCTCGTGACTAATCCAGAATATACTGCAGTCTTAAACAAACTGAGAAAAGAGACCCAAGAACGTCATGCCGCGATCAGCTCGCAAGACAGTGACGCTCTATAA